GAAGGTACCACCCATTGTCAGGAGTAAGCCAATCATAGACCATAGTAATTGATTGGAAGCAGCAAACATTTATCAGGCAACCAGGAAAAGGCAAAAAGGAAAACCAACAGCAACTAGGATGTTCATTAGTATTAAAATGAAATTTGTGCTGACACCTCTAAGAATTAGCATATTTTTTTTTGCCTTTTTGGTATGTAACTTTTCAGTTCTACTAATTATGACTTAGGTGTCTATAGCTGTAATTTTATTGACTGAAGCGTAGTCTGATCTGGTATTTGACCTAATACATGGTAAAGTTAGCAAAATTTAGTATTTAAACTAAGTTTTTAGATTCAGCGCCAATTTATGCTAAAAATTGTTAAATATGCTTCTTTAATTCACTTTTTTTAGCGATCGCCTCGCCTACTCTCCATAAAATAGGCAATTTATAGTTTTCCTTCTGCTTTATCTAAATTAGTTCACTGTCTAAATTTAGATTGTTTAGTTATGAATTTAAGTCTGCTTAGACCTATAAGCAGCAATAACTTTCATAAAATTCCAAAATTTATTAAGCTTTAAATAATAACACAATTTATTATTAGACCAAAAAAGTGACGTTATAAATCAAGTTTTGCAAATATATGTAACCAAATTACTGTGGTACTATTGGTAATGTGTGACTAAAGCACCAGTATAAATTTTATCAAGCAAAAGCAGAAACGAGTGTTTGTTCTTCATTAAAAAAAACAAGCTTTTTTTACTTTGTTAACCTATCCTTTACCTTTACCTTAATCCTTTAGGGGTATTCTTAGAGGCGCTCACCTGAAAAGTTACCCAAACATTGATAGCGATGCCTTCACCTCTTAGTGTAACAAAAATTCATCGCCTCACAGCTTCGGTTTCAGTGTTAGCACTGATAATCAGCCTAGCTGCATGTGGCGGACAGCAAAATCCAGATAATACAGCCACAAAGGATACCCCTTCTGGCACTGCTACAGATACTACTGCCTCCAGTACAACCAAATTAGATTTGGGTGGAAATCTCAAGTTAAGCGGGGCTGGTGCATCTTTCCCAGCACCACTATATGATACATGGTTTACCGATCTAAACAAAAAATATCCAAATCTGCAAGTTGACTATGCCTCAGTTGGTAGCGGTGCCGGAGTTGAGCAATTTATCAAAGGGACTGTAGACTTTGGTGCCAGTGATGTTGCCATGAAGGATGAAGAAATCCAGAAGGTACCAGCGGATAGGGGCGTTATTTTACTGCCTGTAACTGCTGGTAGCATCGTGCTAGCTTACAACTTGCCAGATGTTGCAGAACTAAAGCTACCACGAGCCGTTTACGCTGATATTCTACTAGGCAAAATCACGTCTTGGGATGATCCCCAAATTGCCAAGGCTAACCCAGGTGCAAAGCTTCCTAAAGAGAAAATCACAGTTGTTTATCGTTCAGATGGTAGCGGAACAACAGGTGTGTTTACAAAACACCTCAGCGCTATTAGCCCGGAGTGGAAGACTAAAGTTGGTGAAGGCAAAACTGTCAACTGGCCTAGCGGAGTTGGTGCGAAGGGGAATGAGGGTGTTACCGCCCAAATCCAACAAACACAAGGTTCTATTGGTTATGTCGAGTACGGCTATGCCAAACAAAATAGTCTTAAGTTTGCTGCTTTGGAAAACAAAGGTGGTAAGTTTGTTGTTCCTAGTGAGGAGTCAGCCTCTAAAACTCTGGCATCAGTAACTCTACCGCCCGATCTCCGCGTCTTTATTTCCGACCCAGAAGGGGCCGATTCTTATCCCATCGTCACTTACACCTGGATTTTGGCTTACAAGAAATATCCCAATGCGGCAAAAGCTAAGGCAGTTGAAGCTGCGATCGAATACGCTTTAACTGAGGGCCAAAAACAGGCTACAACATTAGGGTATGTTCCTTTACCCCAAAATGTGATCGCAAAGGTGGCTGCGGCTGCGGATCAAATTAGTCCAGACTATAAAATCGCTGTTGGTAGTGGTACTAGCGCTAGCAAGTAGCTACAGTGAAGACATGAGGCATTGTTAGACAATAATTTTTAAACTGGTTATTAAACTAGTTTTAAAAGACGATGAGGCAACAATTTCGTTTAGTTAGATGGTTGCCTCGCATATCTTCCTCTGATTTAATTGTGAAAGTCGGTAGTCATGACTACAAATTCTCAAAATCTTTCATCAGCGACAAAAAATCGCTCTGATGTAGAAAAATCTCTAGATCGCGGTTTTATCTGGCTAACTAAAATTTTTGCCTTTGGGGTTGCTGCCACTTTATTATGGATCGGCTTCCAAGTTGCAATTGCTTCTGGACCTGCCATCCAAAAGTTTGGTGCTAGCTTTTTAGCTAACACCACTTGGAACCCAGTTAATGATAGCTACGGGGTGCTACCTCAAATTTATGGAACTCTCTTGAGTTCTTTTATTGGTTTACTGATAGCTGTACCGATTGGAGTTGGTACTGCTATTGTACTAAGCGAGGATTTTTTACCCGCAAAAGTGAAGTTGGTACTAGTTTTTGCAGTAGAACTGCTTGCAGCTATTCCCAGCGTTGTCTACGGCGTGTGGGGTATTTTTGTTTTAGTGCCTATTTTAACTAGCTTGGGAAAATGGCTCAATAGTTACTTTGGCTGGATACCATTTTTTAGCACCCCCCCTACAGGACCAGGAATGTTACCAGCAGGAGTCATATTAGCAATTATGACTTTGCCCATCATCACAGCTCTATCGCGCGATGCTTTGATTTCTATACCCTCCAGTTTGCGCCAAGCCGCCGTAGGACTAGGAGCGACCCGATGGGAAACTATCTTACAAATTCTGATTCCAGCAGCCTTTTCGGGTATAGTTAGCGCTGTGATGCTGGCACTCGGTCGGGCAATGGGAGAAACAATGGCTGTGACAATGTTGATTGGTAATTCCAACAACATTAGTATCTCACTGTTAGCACCAGGCAATACGATTTCTTCTCTACTAGCAAATCAATTTTCCGAAGCTAGTGGTTTGCAAGTTTCGGCTTTAATGTACGCTGCTTTAGTTCTATTCTTCTTGACCTTGGTAGTTAATATCATGGCCGAGTTTATCGTTCTGAGAGTCAAGCGACTGTAGCTTAGTTTTGGGTTGAATTATGACTTCTAGTTTTCCAGAGCGCAGTCTAACTCGCGCTCCTATGTCTCAAAGGACACTGTTTAATACAGTAATGACTGTAGTCGCATTTATCTGTGGGCTATTGGCACTTGTGCCTTTGCTAGCAGTACTTTCTTACGTCATTATTCAAGGTTTTAGCAGTTTGAGTCCCAGCCTCTTTTTTGAACTGCCACCCAAAGCTTTACAACAGGGGGGAGGCTTTGGCAATGCAATATTGGGCACATTATTAATGGTAGGAATTGCTGCCCTAATTAGTATCCCATTTGGTGTTTTGGCGGCGATTTACATCACAGAATTTAGCTCGGCCCAAGTCGCGAGATGGGTACGTTTTGCGGCTAACGTCCTGAGTGGAGTGCCGTCAATCATTGCTGGAGTATTTGCCTATGGCATTGTAGTTTTGACACTAGTAAAGTTAAACTTAGGATCGTACTCTGCTTTAGGTGGAGGGTTTGCACTGGCAATTTTGATGTTGCCAATTATTGTCCGAACCACTGATGAAGCCTTGCAGTTAGTATCGCAAGATTTGCGACAAGCATCTGTAGGGTTAGGGGCAACTAACTTTCAAACAGTAACACAAGTAGTTTTGCCAGCAGCTCTACCTGCGATTGTAACTGGGGCAACGCTAGCGATCGCCAGAGCATCTGGAGAAACCGCACCTTTACTATTTACTGCGCTATTTTCCAATTTTTGGCCTGGTAGCTTATTTGAACCCACAGCTTCTCTTGCTGTTTTGGTTTACAAATATGCTATTTCTCCGTTTAAAAATTGGCAATCACTAGCTTGGGCAGCATCTTTGATTTTGGTATTGATGGTTCTAATCACAAGTATCATTGCTCGCTGGGCTACTCGCAAAAAAGCTTAGGGAAACGGCTTACACATAGCGGATTTGTATCGCTAAAACTAATACTGCACTTAATTTATGGCTACCAATATTAGCACAGTCAATGGTACTGAAACTGTTTTACGCACCGAAAACCTCAACGTTTACTACGGCAAATTTTTAGCCTTGCAGAATATTTGGCTAGATATACCAAAAAATCAGGTTACAGCCTTTATCGGCCCTTCTGGTTGTGGTAAAAGTACCTTGTTGCGATGCTATAACCGCCTCAATGACCTGATTGAGTCATTTCGGGCAGAGGGTAAAATACTTTTTTACGATAAAAACTTGTACGCATCCGATATTGATCCTGTAGAAGTACGTCGGAGAATTGGGATGGTGTTTCAAAGACCAAACCCCTTTCCCAAATCAATTTATGACAACATTGCTTTTGGAGCCAAAATCAATGGCTACAAAGGTAATATGGATGAATTAGTAGAACGGAGTTTGCGGCAAGCGGCTTTGTGGGACGAAGTTAAAGATAAGCTACGACAAAGTGGTTCGTCTTTATCAGGTGGACAACAACAAAGGTTATGTATTGCTCGTGCGATCGCAGTCCAACCTGAAATTATATTAATGGATGAACCTTGCTCCGCTCTTGACCCTATTTCCACCTTGCGGGTTGAAGAATTAATTCATCAGCTGAAAGAGCAATATACCATCGTTATCGTTACCCATAATATGCAGCAAGCAGCGCGGGTTTCTGATAAGACAGCCTTTTTTAATGTCAAAACTACTGAGTCAGGAAGTCGTAACGGATACATGGTAGAATACGACGCAACAGAACTAATTTTCAACAATCCTCAGCAGCAAGATACCAGAGATTACGTTAGCGGCAGATTTGGATAAATACTGCACATTGTTGATATTAGAGCAATGAGGGATACTCGGAAATCAGAGCTGTGCGAGATTCCTCTAGTTTTTTAATTTATTCGCCAAGGTTAGCGTAGGCGTAGCCCGCCGCAGGCATCGCTTAATCGATTATGGCTGTTTCTCGCTCAAGAAAAGCAAGAATTAAGCTGTTTAATACAATACTTGCATTAATTGGGTGGGGTACGACACCCAGTCCAAAAATTTTTAGTGAAAATATGAGGTGTATTTACACCGTGATGCACTAGGTGATTTTAAAGTTTTTTCTAAGCGGGCGGCGGGAATCGAACCCGCATTAATAGCTTGGAAGGCTATAGTTTTACCACTAAACTACGCCCGCAAATTTCCAACTTTATAAATATAACACAGTAGTTGGAAAAATTCAAGCGTCTAATTGGAATTAACAGGCTGGATTTTGATTCGTACAAACAAATTGCTCAAATCTGGTTTTGTGCCATCGTTGTTATGAGCGGCAAGAAAGTTTTCTGTCTTGAAAACATCATTGAGAATTCGTTCGTATGTGCTTTTTTCACTTTGTAGTGTTACAGGTTCTATTTCTAGAACTACAGCCTGTTGAAAGTTGCCATTGCGATCAATTATTAAACTAACAAGCATTTGTGCTGGCTTAACTTCAGAATCGCCAGGTAGAAAACTTGAGTCTAGTTGTTTTGTGTTGCTTCCCGTGTATGAAGCGATAACGTCGGGTAGAGCATCTTGTCGAAATCCTCTTGTTTGTATGAACTTAATCATTTCATCTCTAAGCAAAGGGGCTACTATTGCTACCGATGCTCCCCCAGTAGGAGTTGGTGGAGTTTCCCTAGTTGAAGTTGTTGGAATTTCTCTAGTCGAAGTTGGTGGAGTTTTTCTGTTTTCAGCTTCCGAAACTGGTGGATTTGATGGAATACCTGTTGGTAGTGCCGTTCCCTTTCCCAATTTGATTTCTTGACGGCGATTCCAAGGTAGATTACCGATTGGAATTGTAGGTGTCGGTTTTGGTGTAACTGTTGCTTTTGGTGTAACTGTCGGTTTTGGCGTAACTGTCGGTTTTGGCGTAACTGTCGGTTTTGGCGTAACTGTTGATTTCAGTGTGGTTGTCGGTTTTGGTGTAGCTGTTGCTTTCAGTGTAACTGTCGGTTTTGGTGTAACTGTAGGAACTCTCTGTTTTCTATTAGGTTGAGAGGCGTAAATTCGACTCTTTTGCTGGAGATTATCAGCAGAATTTATTGCGTCAAAATCTTGATTTCTTCTTGGCGTAGTTCGTGGTGAACGCGCTGATACAGACTTTTGAGTTATGGATGCTGGCTTTTGCGAAACTCTTTTGACTGTTGATTTTGATTGAGGAGCAATATCTATCAATTCAATGGGAACAGCAGATTGACTTTGCTGAGGAAACCACAGACTAAATGCATTAGATGAGCGCATCAGCCAGAATGCCAGCAAGTGCAGAGAGACTGAACCTATAACGACAGAAATCCACAAAGCTGGTGGATCCGTGTGTCGCCTCCAGACTTTGGTTGGAATTGGAGTTTTGTCTGCAACCAATGGTGTCATATTATATAAACTGGATATGATTAGGCACTTTTACTCATTGCTAATGCTTTAAAATACCAGTCTAAATTTTAGCGATTAACCATTACCTCTGGTGTAACAGCAAAGGTCAAAACAGTTTCATCTACTCCTTTAAGCTCTAATGGACTACCTTTAGTAATTTCTTCTTCCTGCAAATAATCTGCCACGGCAGCAGAAACCAAGATAGTACCGGGAAGAGCGGCAGCTTGCAATCTGGCAGCAATATTCACACTTGGACCAATAGCAGTATAGTCGGCACGTTCAGCACTACCAAACATCCCCACAACAGCCGTACCTTGATGAATACCGCACCGAAACTGTACGCTAGTAAGTCTGTCACCATCGAATACACCTTGCTCTCGCCAGCGCTGGTTCAAGTCAGCCAGTGAGCGGTGCATTGCTCTTGCTGTATTGATGGCACGACGTACCTGTTCATTGGGGGTTAGTTCTTCCGGCGCTCCATATAAAGCTAAAATAGCATCTCCCATAAATTTATCTACAGTGCCGCCATTACCAAATACAACCTTAGTCATAGCTTCTAAATATTCATTTAGCAATTCTGCGACTCGCCGGGATCTGAGAGTATTTGATAGCTGTGTAAAACCCACGATGTCACTAAACAAAACTGTAATTAAGCGTGGTTCTGGGCGCAAATCTAATGTTAAATCTCCGGTTGCGGCTTTTTGCACCAATACAGCCGGTAAAAAGCGCTTTAATACTGATTCTGTTAAATAAGTATTTAACTCCACAATTCGTCGTTCATTTTCTTTTAATGCTAAAAGATTCCGAACTTCCGCTAAAAGTTCCCGGTCATTGAATGGTTTTGCTAAATAAGCATCCGCCCCATGTTCTGTACCTTCGATGCGGGTTTCTTCGTCAACTTTCGCTGTCAGTAGAATAATGGGCGTTCCTTTCAGCTTTTCCTCATTGCGGATCATCTGAATCATCTCAAGTCCGCTCACCAAAGGCATCATTAAGTCAGTCACAATCAAGCTGGGTATAATTTCCTTAGCTAAACTGTGCCCTTCATAACCGTTACGAGCTGTGCGTACATAATAACCGTTACGGCGGAAAATTTCAGATACATAAGTTCGCAAATCCGGGTTGTCATCTACAACTAAAATTGAGTGCTGAGTCTTAAGTGCTGAGTCTTGAGTATCAATATTAGGAGAGAGATTTATTGTAATATCTTCAATATTGTCTG
The Nostoc punctiforme PCC 73102 genome window above contains:
- the pstC gene encoding phosphate ABC transporter permease subunit PstC; its protein translation is MTTNSQNLSSATKNRSDVEKSLDRGFIWLTKIFAFGVAATLLWIGFQVAIASGPAIQKFGASFLANTTWNPVNDSYGVLPQIYGTLLSSFIGLLIAVPIGVGTAIVLSEDFLPAKVKLVLVFAVELLAAIPSVVYGVWGIFVLVPILTSLGKWLNSYFGWIPFFSTPPTGPGMLPAGVILAIMTLPIITALSRDALISIPSSLRQAAVGLGATRWETILQILIPAAFSGIVSAVMLALGRAMGETMAVTMLIGNSNNISISLLAPGNTISSLLANQFSEASGLQVSALMYAALVLFFLTLVVNIMAEFIVLRVKRL
- the pstA gene encoding phosphate ABC transporter permease PstA translates to MTSSFPERSLTRAPMSQRTLFNTVMTVVAFICGLLALVPLLAVLSYVIIQGFSSLSPSLFFELPPKALQQGGGFGNAILGTLLMVGIAALISIPFGVLAAIYITEFSSAQVARWVRFAANVLSGVPSIIAGVFAYGIVVLTLVKLNLGSYSALGGGFALAILMLPIIVRTTDEALQLVSQDLRQASVGLGATNFQTVTQVVLPAALPAIVTGATLAIARASGETAPLLFTALFSNFWPGSLFEPTASLAVLVYKYAISPFKNWQSLAWAASLILVLMVLITSIIARWATRKKA
- the pstB gene encoding phosphate ABC transporter ATP-binding protein PstB, with translation MATNISTVNGTETVLRTENLNVYYGKFLALQNIWLDIPKNQVTAFIGPSGCGKSTLLRCYNRLNDLIESFRAEGKILFYDKNLYASDIDPVEVRRRIGMVFQRPNPFPKSIYDNIAFGAKINGYKGNMDELVERSLRQAALWDEVKDKLRQSGSSLSGGQQQRLCIARAIAVQPEIILMDEPCSALDPISTLRVEELIHQLKEQYTIVIVTHNMQQAARVSDKTAFFNVKTTESGSRNGYMVEYDATELIFNNPQQQDTRDYVSGRFG
- the pstS gene encoding phosphate ABC transporter substrate-binding protein PstS produces the protein MPSPLSVTKIHRLTASVSVLALIISLAACGGQQNPDNTATKDTPSGTATDTTASSTTKLDLGGNLKLSGAGASFPAPLYDTWFTDLNKKYPNLQVDYASVGSGAGVEQFIKGTVDFGASDVAMKDEEIQKVPADRGVILLPVTAGSIVLAYNLPDVAELKLPRAVYADILLGKITSWDDPQIAKANPGAKLPKEKITVVYRSDGSGTTGVFTKHLSAISPEWKTKVGEGKTVNWPSGVGAKGNEGVTAQIQQTQGSIGYVEYGYAKQNSLKFAALENKGGKFVVPSEESASKTLASVTLPPDLRVFISDPEGADSYPIVTYTWILAYKKYPNAAKAKAVEAAIEYALTEGQKQATTLGYVPLPQNVIAKVAAAADQISPDYKIAVGSGTSASK